A genomic window from Triticum urartu cultivar G1812 chromosome 7, Tu2.1, whole genome shotgun sequence includes:
- the LOC125521990 gene encoding chaperone protein dnaJ 11, chloroplastic-like, which produces MATFASAAVPFPGRVAGARRCVLARASAARRTHYEVLGVGVGASRGEIKAAYRRLARDVHPDAAGAGGDEGFIRLHAAYATLADPDERARYDQDVASRAAVITTRRAAGPAFRRRTWETD; this is translated from the coding sequence ATGGCTACGTTCGCTTCTGCAGCTGTGCCCTTTCCAGGTCGTGTCGCCGGAGCCCGGCGGTGCGTGCTGGCGCGGGCTTCTGCGGCTAGGAGGACGCACTACGAGGTGCTCGGGGTGGGCGTGGGGGCCAGCAGGGGCGAGATCAAGGCGGCGTACCGGCGCCTGGCGAGGGACGTGCACCCGGACGCCGCAGGCGCAGGCGGCGACGAGGGGTTCATCCGGCTGCACGCGGCGTACGCCACGCTGGCCGACCCCGACGAGCGCGCGCGCTACGACCAGGATGTGGCCAGCCGCGCCGCGGTGATCACGacgcggcgggcggcggggccaGCGTTCCGACGCAGGACGTGGGAGACGGACTAG